Proteins from a single region of Festucalex cinctus isolate MCC-2025b chromosome 19, RoL_Fcin_1.0, whole genome shotgun sequence:
- the LOC144007561 gene encoding uncharacterized protein LOC144007561 isoform X2 translates to MLTPEKCGAQPSASAQMTFHRTMTTTMGPMQDSLSSSKEREDRAHSNVRPLVLRQRKLLLIGPKVTLLTVSRTKNVHQPIQPRKKDPKDSGWFEVDEVGWQPTIFPFAAKPGPRDAAAELNSHLPADILELFITDELLQHIVHHTNLYANQSMQKQTDKNCDANPAASP, encoded by the exons atgctaacaccggagaaatgtggtgcacaaccgagcgcgtctgcacagatgacgtttcatcggacgatgacgactactatgggtccgatgcaagacagtctttcgtcctccaaagaacgtgaag atcgtgctcacagcaacgtccgaccgctggttctacgacaaagaaag ctcctactcatagggcccaaagtgacccttctcacagtgagcagaacaaag aatgtgcatcaaccaatacagccaagaaaaaaag atcccaaagattctggctggtttgaagttgatgaagttggctggcagccaaccatcttcccctttgctgcaaaaccaggaccaagggatgctgcagcagagctgaattcccacctgccagctgacatcctggagctcttcatcacggatgaacttctccagcacatcgttcatcataccaacctctacgcaaatcagtccatgcagaagcagactgacaaaaactgtgatGCAAATCCTGCTGCATCCCCCTAG